The following proteins come from a genomic window of Fontisubflavum oceani:
- a CDS encoding DUF938 domain-containing protein: MTVAPDLPSGALSAPAALRNREAILSVLTRIAPPEGNALEIASGTGEHIIAYAPAMPGLTWQPSDPDPDRRASIAAWRAEHPAPNLLPPIDLNACAHGWSESHGPKDMIVLVNLIHLISDADTATLLSEIAKALAPGGVAALYGPFLRDGEATSEGDATFHASLRAQDPAIGYKDVIDVAEALTRNGLHLFETVKLPANNLMLCVERKI, from the coding sequence ATGACAGTCGCGCCAGACCTTCCGTCCGGTGCCCTCTCCGCGCCCGCTGCGCTTCGCAATCGCGAGGCGATCCTGTCGGTGCTGACGCGGATCGCGCCGCCGGAGGGGAACGCGCTGGAAATCGCCTCGGGCACCGGCGAACACATCATTGCCTATGCGCCCGCCATGCCAGGCCTCACTTGGCAACCGAGTGACCCAGATCCGGACCGCCGCGCCTCAATCGCCGCTTGGCGCGCGGAACACCCCGCGCCGAACCTGCTGCCACCGATCGATCTGAATGCTTGCGCGCACGGCTGGTCTGAAAGCCACGGACCAAAAGACATGATCGTCTTGGTCAATCTGATCCATCTGATCTCGGATGCCGACACCGCGACCCTGCTTTCCGAGATTGCCAAGGCCCTCGCCCCCGGCGGTGTTGCGGCGCTCTATGGGCCGTTCCTCCGCGACGGCGAAGCGACCTCGGAGGGCGATGCCACTTTCCATGCCAGCTTGCGCGCGCAGGACCCGGCGATTGGCTACAAGGATGTCATCGACGTGGCCGAAGCGCTGACCCGAAACGGGCTACATCTTTTTGAAACGGTGAAACTGCCGGCCAACAATCTCATGCTCTGCGTCGAACGAAAGATTTGA
- the xdhB gene encoding xanthine dehydrogenase molybdopterin binding subunit, whose protein sequence is MSIAKPLPHDAARLHVTGAARYVDDIPTPADCLHLAFGISRIAAGTVTAMELDAVRAAPGVVAVMSGADFDVIPDCSPSLHDEPLLSDGTVHYLGQPLFLVVAESHLAARKAAALGSVTYDEAPAILTVDEALAAGSIFEDGPRVYRKGDVEAALSEAAHVLDGQIEIGAQEHFYLEGQAALALPQEGGDMVVHSSSQHPTEIQHKVADALAIPMHGVRVEVRRMGGGFGGKESQGNHLAVACAVAAKATGRPCKMRYDRDDDFLITGKRHDVRVTYRVGFDDDGRIAGVDFTHYVRCGWAMDLSLPVADRAMLHADNAYLLPTARITSHRLKTNTQSATAFRGFGGPQGMVGIERVIDHIAAHLGHDPLAVRQINYYREAAAETGTDGTILGLQKGKTLDTSDLTGQGSVKVAPSAGRAGRFGGAHSPDAAQALENTTPYGMEVEDFILHEMTETLATRCDYAARRTAVADWNAREPILKKGIALTPVKFGISFTLTHLNQAGALVHVYQDGSIHMNHGGTEMGQGLFQKVAQVAADRFGVGLDRVKITATDTGKVPNTSATAASSGSDLNGMAVQVACDEIKSRIAEVVAPDLQAESSAIVFEDGMVRANGAEMPFEEAVSKTYLARVSLSATGFYKTPKLAWDRIAGTGRPFFYFAYGVACSEVVIDTLTGENRILRTDILHDAGASLNPALDIGQIEGGFVQGAGWLTTEELVWDAKGALKTHAPSTYKIPACSDRPDIFNVALWGQPNREETIYRSKAVGEPPFMLGISVFSALGNACAASGPNYPDLQAPATAEEVLRAVGRARA, encoded by the coding sequence ATGAGCATTGCAAAACCCCTGCCCCATGATGCAGCGCGCCTGCATGTGACCGGCGCCGCGCGCTATGTCGATGACATCCCCACGCCCGCAGACTGTTTGCATCTGGCCTTTGGGATCAGCCGAATTGCCGCCGGTACCGTCACCGCGATGGAGCTTGATGCGGTGCGCGCGGCCCCTGGTGTTGTTGCGGTAATGTCGGGCGCGGATTTCGACGTAATCCCCGATTGCTCACCCTCGCTTCACGACGAGCCACTGTTGAGCGACGGAACGGTGCATTATCTTGGCCAGCCGCTGTTCCTGGTGGTGGCCGAGAGCCATTTGGCCGCGCGAAAGGCGGCGGCCTTGGGTTCGGTCACCTATGACGAAGCGCCCGCGATCTTGACTGTGGATGAGGCGCTCGCGGCGGGGTCGATTTTCGAAGACGGGCCGCGCGTTTACCGCAAAGGGGATGTGGAGGCAGCACTTTCCGAGGCCGCCCATGTGCTTGACGGCCAGATCGAGATCGGAGCGCAGGAGCATTTCTATCTCGAGGGGCAGGCCGCGCTGGCCCTGCCGCAAGAAGGCGGTGATATGGTCGTCCATTCCTCCAGCCAGCACCCGACCGAGATACAACACAAGGTCGCCGATGCATTGGCGATCCCAATGCATGGCGTCCGCGTTGAGGTGCGCCGCATGGGGGGCGGTTTCGGCGGGAAGGAGAGCCAGGGCAATCATCTGGCGGTGGCCTGTGCCGTGGCCGCGAAAGCAACCGGGCGGCCCTGCAAGATGCGCTATGACCGGGATGATGATTTCCTGATCACCGGCAAACGGCATGATGTGCGGGTGACCTATCGGGTTGGATTTGACGATGATGGGCGGATCGCGGGGGTGGATTTCACCCATTATGTCCGCTGCGGTTGGGCGATGGATTTATCGCTGCCGGTGGCGGATCGGGCGATGCTGCATGCCGACAATGCCTATCTGCTGCCCACCGCGCGGATCACGTCGCATCGGTTGAAGACCAACACGCAAAGTGCGACGGCCTTCCGTGGCTTCGGCGGGCCGCAGGGTATGGTTGGGATCGAGCGCGTCATTGATCATATCGCCGCGCATTTGGGGCATGACCCGCTTGCCGTGCGGCAAATCAATTACTACCGGGAGGCTGCAGCCGAAACCGGCACCGATGGCACCATCTTGGGCCTGCAGAAGGGCAAAACACTCGATACATCCGATCTCACTGGGCAAGGATCGGTCAAAGTGGCCCCAAGCGCCGGGCGCGCAGGGCGGTTTGGGGGTGCGCATTCGCCAGATGCCGCGCAGGCGCTGGAGAACACAACGCCTTACGGGATGGAGGTCGAGGATTTCATTCTCCATGAGATGACGGAGACGCTGGCCACCCGCTGCGACTATGCTGCGCGGCGGACGGCGGTGGCGGACTGGAACGCGCGCGAGCCGATCTTGAAGAAGGGCATCGCGCTGACACCGGTGAAATTCGGGATATCCTTCACGCTCACGCATCTGAACCAAGCCGGGGCCTTGGTGCATGTCTACCAAGATGGCTCGATCCACATGAACCATGGCGGGACCGAGATGGGTCAGGGCCTGTTTCAAAAGGTGGCGCAAGTCGCGGCGGATCGGTTTGGCGTCGGTCTCGATCGGGTCAAAATCACCGCGACCGATACCGGGAAAGTGCCCAATACCAGCGCGACGGCGGCCTCCTCCGGCAGTGACTTGAACGGCATGGCGGTGCAGGTCGCCTGCGACGAGATCAAATCGCGGATCGCCGAGGTGGTGGCCCCAGATTTGCAGGCAGAGTCCAGCGCGATTGTCTTTGAAGACGGAATGGTCCGCGCGAATGGGGCCGAAATGCCGTTTGAGGAAGCGGTGTCGAAAACCTATCTCGCCCGGGTCTCTTTGAGCGCCACCGGGTTCTACAAGACCCCCAAACTCGCCTGGGACCGGATCGCGGGCACAGGTCGGCCCTTCTTCTATTTCGCCTACGGTGTGGCCTGTTCCGAAGTGGTGATTGATACGCTGACCGGAGAGAACCGGATTTTGCGGACCGACATTCTGCATGATGCGGGCGCGTCGCTGAATCCCGCGCTCGATATCGGCCAGATCGAGGGTGGCTTTGTGCAGGGCGCGGGTTGGCTGACCACCGAGGAGCTGGTTTGGGATGCGAAAGGCGCGCTCAAAACTCATGCGCCATCGACCTACAAAATCCCGGCCTGTTCCGACCGGCCCGACATTTTCAACGTCGCGCTTTGGGGTCAACCGAACCGGGAGGAGACGATTTACCGCTCCAAAGCCGTGGGCGAGCCACCGTTTATGTTGGGGATCAGTGTGTTCTCAGCCTTGGGTAATGCCTGCGCGGCCAGCGGACCGAACTACCCTGATCTGCAAGCCCCCGCGACGGCGGAAGAGGTGCTCCGCGCTGTCGGAAGGGCGCGGGCATGA
- the xdhA gene encoding xanthine dehydrogenase small subunit — protein MSIRFLLNGEPVVVDTSATTTLLDWLRERRGLTGTKEGCNEGDCGACTVMVTDADGSKALNACILFLPQLAGKAVRTVEGIAGPDGDLHPVQQAMVTHHGSQCGFCTPGFVVSMAVAHLNGRLDFDDQLAGNLCRCTGYAPIVRAAEAAAHDPVPEWMWADAEAVEAMGLDGVGAVSAGQNAPYLPTSADDLADWYIAHPEATLIAGATDVGLWVTKQLRDLTPVAFLGQCDDLRGIRSDGETIRIGAMTSLTELGAFMADPHPSFAEMIRRYGSVQVRNAATVGGNIANGSPIGDSPPALIALGARLHLRKGDARRDMPLEDFFLDYGKQDRQPGEFVEAISLPVQADRLRCYKLSKRFDQDISAVCGCFHILVEDGVVTSARIAFGGMAGTPKRAARVEAALEGQPWDDATIRVAMGQFAEDYTPMSDMRASAAYRLEAAQNMLLRYFQEDRGVAADVLGVSA, from the coding sequence ATGAGCATCCGGTTTCTTTTGAATGGGGAACCTGTGGTGGTTGACACGTCGGCGACCACCACGCTGCTGGATTGGCTGCGCGAGCGTCGCGGGCTGACCGGCACGAAAGAGGGCTGTAACGAAGGCGATTGCGGGGCCTGCACGGTCATGGTCACCGATGCGGACGGGTCCAAGGCGTTGAACGCGTGCATCTTGTTCTTGCCGCAGCTGGCGGGCAAGGCCGTGCGCACGGTCGAGGGGATCGCGGGGCCAGATGGCGATTTGCATCCGGTACAACAGGCGATGGTGACCCATCACGGCAGCCAGTGTGGGTTTTGCACGCCTGGCTTTGTGGTCTCGATGGCGGTCGCGCATCTGAACGGGCGGCTCGATTTCGACGATCAACTGGCGGGCAATCTCTGCCGCTGCACCGGCTATGCACCGATCGTGCGGGCGGCGGAGGCTGCGGCGCATGACCCGGTGCCGGAATGGATGTGGGCGGATGCCGAAGCCGTGGAGGCGATGGGGCTGGATGGGGTTGGCGCAGTATCCGCCGGGCAAAACGCGCCCTATCTCCCGACCTCCGCCGATGATCTGGCGGACTGGTACATCGCGCATCCCGAAGCGACCTTGATCGCCGGCGCGACCGATGTCGGGCTTTGGGTCACGAAGCAGCTCCGCGATTTAACCCCGGTTGCGTTTTTGGGCCAATGCGATGATTTGCGCGGGATTAGATCGGATGGAGAGACCATCCGGATCGGCGCAATGACCAGCCTCACCGAGCTTGGGGCATTCATGGCGGACCCGCATCCGAGCTTTGCCGAGATGATCCGGCGCTATGGTTCGGTCCAGGTCCGCAACGCCGCAACCGTCGGCGGCAACATCGCCAATGGCTCGCCGATTGGAGACAGCCCGCCAGCATTGATCGCGCTCGGCGCCCGGCTGCATCTCCGCAAAGGAGACGCGCGGCGTGACATGCCTTTGGAGGATTTCTTCCTCGATTACGGCAAGCAAGATCGGCAGCCCGGCGAATTCGTGGAGGCGATTTCGCTGCCCGTGCAGGCGGATCGCTTGCGCTGCTACAAACTGTCGAAACGGTTCGATCAGGATATCTCGGCGGTGTGTGGCTGCTTCCATATTCTTGTAGAAGATGGTGTTGTGACCTCGGCTCGGATCGCTTTCGGCGGCATGGCGGGCACGCCGAAACGCGCCGCCAGGGTGGAAGCCGCCTTGGAAGGCCAGCCATGGGACGACGCGACGATCCGGGTCGCGATGGGCCAGTTTGCCGAGGATTACACGCCGATGAGCGATATGCGCGCCTCGGCGGCGTATAGGCTTGAGGCCGCTCAAAACATGCTGCTGCGCTATTTCCAGGAGGATCGGGGCGTGGCGGCGGATGTGTTGGGGGTATCGGCATGA
- a CDS encoding BMP family ABC transporter substrate-binding protein yields the protein MNATLKTLASAALALGLAAPAMAQDDPLQVGFVYVGSIGDLGWTYEHDQSRLAVEEHFGDAVETSYVENVPEGADAERVMTQMVLSGADLIFTTSFGYMDATNAVAERFPDVRFEHATGYRRDHPNVSTYSARFYEGRAVIGHIAGHMTESNVVGYIASYPIPEVIRGINAAYHHARAVNPDVEFRVVWVYTWFDPAQEADAAQALVDQGADVIMQHTDSTAPMTVAAEAEVVAFGQASDMEQFAPFPRVASIIDNWAPYYIDRTQAVMDGTWESVDTWDGIAPGMVELGEFSDYIPEEVRASAQALADSIADGSYHPFTGPLNRQDGTAWLAEGEVADDGTLAGMDFYIEGITGEIPN from the coding sequence ATGAACGCAACCCTCAAAACCCTAGCCAGCGCTGCGCTGGCCCTGGGCTTGGCAGCACCGGCCATGGCCCAAGACGACCCGCTGCAGGTCGGCTTTGTCTATGTCGGCTCGATCGGCGATCTGGGCTGGACCTATGAGCATGATCAGTCACGCCTCGCCGTCGAAGAGCATTTCGGCGACGCCGTCGAAACCTCCTATGTCGAGAACGTGCCGGAAGGCGCGGATGCGGAACGGGTGATGACGCAGATGGTTCTGAGTGGCGCCGACCTGATCTTCACCACGTCGTTTGGCTATATGGATGCGACCAACGCCGTGGCCGAGCGTTTCCCCGATGTGCGCTTTGAACATGCCACCGGGTATCGCCGCGATCATCCGAACGTGTCGACCTATTCGGCACGTTTCTATGAAGGCCGCGCCGTGATCGGCCATATCGCGGGTCATATGACCGAGAGCAATGTGGTGGGTTATATCGCGTCTTACCCGATCCCCGAAGTGATCCGGGGTATCAACGCAGCCTATCATCATGCCCGCGCAGTGAACCCAGATGTCGAGTTCCGTGTGGTTTGGGTCTATACCTGGTTTGACCCGGCGCAAGAGGCCGACGCGGCCCAGGCGCTGGTCGATCAAGGTGCGGATGTGATCATGCAGCACACCGACTCCACCGCGCCCATGACCGTGGCCGCAGAGGCCGAAGTTGTGGCCTTTGGCCAAGCCTCGGATATGGAGCAATTCGCCCCCTTCCCGCGCGTCGCCTCGATCATCGACAACTGGGCGCCCTATTACATCGACCGGACCCAGGCCGTGATGGATGGCACCTGGGAAAGCGTCGATACCTGGGACGGCATCGCGCCCGGCATGGTGGAGCTGGGTGAGTTCTCCGACTACATCCCAGAAGAGGTCCGCGCGTCGGCTCAAGCGCTCGCCGACAGCATCGCCGATGGCAGCTATCACCCCTTCACCGGCCCGCTGAACCGGCAAGACGGCACCGCATGGCTGGCCGAGGGCGAAGTGGCCGATGATGGCACGCTGGCGGGGATGGATTTCTATATCGAAGGCATCACCGGCGAGATCCCGAACTGA
- a CDS encoding SAM-dependent methyltransferase: MGCGTGIASFLLTDHFRQPVLCVDTSEAFLSALAEEAARREMTHLITPLCMDMGTLDPDLYQFDLLWSEGAAYNLTFDGAMRRWRPLMAEDGIAVVSEMSWFGPDRPQEVLDYWGEAYPEMASEAANIATAKRHGFDLLFTERLPAQAWWATYYDPLLKQLEVHAGSASKMMQEAISDTRREIDLFRQYAAYYGYSFYVLKAV; the protein is encoded by the coding sequence TTGGGATGTGGTACAGGCATTGCCAGCTTTCTGCTCACCGATCATTTTCGGCAGCCGGTCTTATGCGTGGATACGTCCGAGGCGTTTCTGAGCGCTTTGGCCGAAGAGGCCGCACGTCGCGAGATGACCCATCTCATCACCCCGCTTTGCATGGATATGGGCACGCTTGACCCGGACCTCTATCAGTTCGACCTGCTGTGGTCCGAAGGGGCGGCCTATAACCTGACCTTCGACGGGGCGATGCGCCGCTGGCGGCCGCTGATGGCGGAGGACGGTATTGCCGTCGTCTCAGAGATGAGCTGGTTCGGGCCAGACCGTCCGCAGGAGGTTCTGGACTATTGGGGCGAAGCCTACCCCGAAATGGCCAGTGAGGCGGCCAATATCGCCACGGCGAAACGGCATGGGTTTGACCTCTTGTTCACCGAGCGCCTGCCTGCGCAGGCATGGTGGGCGACCTACTATGATCCGCTTCTCAAGCAGCTTGAGGTCCATGCCGGTTCTGCTTCGAAGATGATGCAAGAGGCGATCTCGGACACGCGACGAGAGATCGACCTCTTCCGGCAATACGCGGCCTATTACGGATACAGCTTCTATGTGTTGAAGGCCGTCTGA
- a CDS encoding NAD(P)/FAD-dependent oxidoreductase: MTYDFLIIGGGIAGVSTGAELSKLGSVLLLEAEDALAYHASGRSAALFETHYGHPVTIELNKASKDHHMTANGGVLSPRGLMFVGSATEADTFAQDVATLHLDEIGLDEARGLIPILDPYHVAMAAYHDAAWDLDTDRLVQDYVREIKANGGTVQSGARVTEITHNPGLWHVSAGTDGFEARIVVNAAGAWADHVAALAGVHPLGLKPLRRSMARMPAPGGHDVSGWPMLIGAGESWYAKPDAGAWLVSPAEEDPAEPHDAWADDLVLAEGIARYQPFVTEEVTRITSTWAGLRTFSPDRCLVLGPAPDKPDFIWVAGQGGYGFQTAPAAARLVADGMAGRASDLPPEIVAGLSPERFT, translated from the coding sequence ATGACTTATGATTTCCTGATCATCGGCGGCGGTATTGCGGGTGTTTCGACAGGCGCGGAGCTGAGCAAACTCGGCTCGGTCCTGCTGCTTGAAGCCGAAGACGCGCTTGCCTATCACGCGTCGGGCCGCTCGGCCGCGCTCTTTGAAACGCATTACGGCCACCCTGTCACCATCGAGCTGAACAAAGCCTCCAAAGACCATCATATGACCGCTAATGGCGGCGTGCTTTCGCCACGCGGGTTGATGTTTGTGGGCAGCGCGACTGAGGCCGACACCTTCGCCCAAGACGTCGCCACGCTCCACCTTGATGAGATCGGCCTCGACGAGGCGCGCGGGCTGATCCCAATCCTTGATCCGTATCACGTGGCCATGGCCGCCTATCACGACGCCGCTTGGGATCTCGACACTGACCGGTTGGTGCAGGACTATGTTCGCGAGATCAAAGCCAATGGCGGCACGGTCCAGAGCGGCGCGCGCGTGACCGAGATCACGCATAATCCCGGCCTCTGGCATGTCTCGGCAGGCACCGACGGCTTTGAAGCGCGGATCGTCGTGAATGCCGCCGGGGCCTGGGCCGATCATGTGGCGGCGCTGGCGGGCGTGCATCCTCTGGGCCTGAAACCGCTCCGCCGGTCAATGGCGCGGATGCCGGCGCCGGGCGGTCATGATGTGAGCGGCTGGCCGATGCTGATCGGGGCGGGCGAAAGCTGGTATGCCAAACCCGATGCCGGCGCCTGGCTGGTTTCGCCCGCCGAGGAAGACCCGGCAGAGCCACATGATGCCTGGGCCGACGACCTGGTTTTGGCCGAGGGCATCGCCCGCTATCAGCCCTTCGTCACCGAGGAGGTCACACGGATCACCTCCACCTGGGCGGGTTTGCGCACCTTTTCGCCCGATCGTTGCCTGGTCCTCGGCCCTGCCCCGGACAAGCCCGATTTCATCTGGGTCGCGGGGCAAGGCGGCTATGGGTTTCAGACCGCGCCGGCGGCCGCGCGGCTTGTCGCGGATGGGATGGCCGGTCGCGCCTCCGACCTGCCGCCCGAGATCGTTGCAGGGCTGAGCCCGGAGCGGTTCACATGA
- a CDS encoding ABC transporter ATP-binding protein — MTALLTIDGLTKAYPGVVANDAVSFQIQPGEVHALLGENGAGKSTLVKMIYGLVRPDAGTMMLEGAAYTPAEPRAARGAGVAMVFQHFSLFEALNVAENIALGMENPPKPRDLAAQIREVSETYGLPLDPDRLVGDLSAGERQRVEIIRCLLQDPKLLIMDEPTSVLTPQEVEILFHTLRKLSAEGTAILYISHKLEEIRALCDAATVLRLGKVVAECTPSEVSAAHMAELMVGKSLAAPARAAAEPGEVLLKVTGLSLDPATPFGTPLRHIGLELRAGEVLGIGGVAGNGQDELLAALSGEARVTPNAITLEGASVGTLGPNERRKLGLLCAPEERLGHAAAPDMSLTENAILTARLRQGLDRNGFLDWAGATGFAEQVVAKFDVRTPGTHVAARALSGGNLQKFVIGREILQAPRVLVVNQPTWGVDASAAADIRQAILNLAKGGAAVICISQDLDELLEISDRFCALNEGRLSAPRPARALSMEEIGLMLGGAHDMHEAEVAHGPA, encoded by the coding sequence GTGACGGCGCTATTGACCATCGATGGGCTGACCAAGGCCTATCCAGGGGTCGTCGCCAATGATGCGGTCTCTTTCCAGATTCAGCCGGGCGAGGTTCACGCCCTTCTGGGCGAAAACGGCGCGGGAAAATCCACGCTCGTGAAGATGATCTATGGGCTGGTCCGGCCCGATGCCGGCACGATGATGTTGGAAGGTGCGGCTTATACGCCCGCCGAACCCCGGGCGGCGCGCGGTGCCGGCGTCGCGATGGTGTTTCAGCATTTCAGCCTGTTTGAGGCCTTGAACGTGGCCGAAAACATCGCGCTTGGCATGGAGAACCCGCCAAAACCGCGCGATCTGGCGGCGCAAATCCGCGAGGTTAGCGAGACCTATGGCCTGCCACTCGACCCCGACCGCTTGGTCGGTGATCTGAGCGCCGGTGAACGGCAGCGGGTGGAGATCATCCGCTGTCTTTTGCAAGACCCGAAACTCTTGATCATGGATGAACCGACCAGCGTTTTGACACCGCAGGAGGTGGAAATTCTGTTCCACACGTTGCGAAAGCTCAGCGCCGAGGGAACGGCCATTCTCTATATTTCTCATAAGCTTGAGGAAATCCGCGCGCTTTGTGACGCGGCGACGGTGCTCCGCCTCGGCAAGGTCGTGGCCGAATGCACGCCAAGCGAGGTATCGGCGGCGCATATGGCCGAGTTGATGGTTGGCAAATCGCTGGCCGCGCCGGCGCGCGCGGCGGCGGAGCCGGGCGAGGTGTTGTTGAAGGTTACGGGCCTGTCGCTCGACCCCGCCACACCCTTTGGCACGCCGCTCCGCCATATCGGGCTGGAACTGCGCGCGGGCGAGGTGTTGGGCATTGGCGGCGTTGCGGGAAATGGTCAGGATGAACTTTTGGCCGCGCTCTCCGGCGAAGCGCGTGTCACACCCAACGCAATCACGCTCGAAGGCGCATCGGTCGGCACGCTTGGCCCGAATGAGCGACGGAAGCTGGGCTTGCTCTGCGCCCCCGAAGAGCGTTTGGGCCACGCCGCCGCGCCCGATATGAGCCTGACCGAAAACGCCATTTTGACCGCGCGGTTGCGCCAAGGTTTGGACCGGAACGGGTTTCTCGATTGGGCCGGGGCCACTGGGTTTGCCGAGCAGGTCGTGGCCAAGTTCGACGTGCGCACACCCGGCACCCATGTCGCGGCGCGCGCGCTTTCGGGCGGGAACCTCCAGAAATTCGTGATCGGACGAGAGATATTGCAGGCCCCGCGCGTCTTGGTGGTCAACCAACCGACCTGGGGCGTCGATGCCAGCGCAGCAGCCGATATTCGCCAGGCGATTTTGAACCTCGCCAAAGGTGGCGCGGCGGTGATCTGCATCAGCCAGGATCTGGATGAGCTTTTGGAAATCTCGGATCGGTTCTGCGCCTTGAACGAGGGGCGGCTCTCGGCGCCGCGGCCCGCGCGCGCTCTCTCGATGGAGGAGATCGGGCTTATGCTTGGCGGCGCGCATGACATGCATGAGGCGGAGGTGGCCCATGGTCCGGCTTGA
- a CDS encoding ABC transporter permease, with protein MVRLEKRPTPSRAWIIATPIVAVILTMIAGGIMFALLGQDPVEAIRIIFWDPLFDERFASFSRPQLLVKAGPLILIAIGLSLGFRAGIWNIGAEGQYIIGAICGAGFGLAFYPSENALILPGMVIAGALGGWAWAMIPAVLRTRFRTNEILVSLLLVYVAEAILASAATSFLRNPEGRGFPGSRNLSQHPGTDNPELIAGTGMHWGVVAAFIAVIFAYILLNRHVLGYQIKLAGQAPRAAKFAGVNPTRLIILCLGVSGALAGMAGLFEVAGPAGQISIDFNVGYGFTAIIVAFLGRLHPVGILLAGLLMALTYIGGELAQLMLGLPASAIQAFQGMLLFFLLALDVLSNYRVRMKRAEVGA; from the coding sequence ATGGTCCGGCTTGAAAAACGCCCGACGCCGTCGCGCGCCTGGATTATCGCGACGCCCATCGTGGCCGTTATCCTAACAATGATCGCAGGCGGGATCATGTTTGCGCTCTTGGGCCAAGACCCGGTGGAGGCGATCCGGATCATCTTCTGGGACCCTTTGTTTGACGAACGCTTCGCGAGTTTCTCGCGCCCGCAACTCTTGGTGAAAGCCGGGCCGCTGATCCTCATCGCGATTGGGCTGAGCCTCGGGTTCCGCGCCGGGATTTGGAACATCGGGGCCGAGGGGCAATATATCATCGGCGCGATCTGCGGCGCAGGGTTCGGGCTGGCCTTCTATCCTTCCGAAAACGCGCTGATCCTGCCCGGCATGGTGATCGCAGGTGCGCTTGGCGGATGGGCTTGGGCGATGATCCCCGCGGTGTTGCGGACACGGTTTCGCACCAATGAAATCCTCGTGTCGCTGCTTCTGGTCTATGTGGCCGAGGCGATCTTGGCCTCGGCTGCTACCAGCTTCCTGCGCAACCCAGAGGGGCGCGGATTTCCGGGAAGCCGGAACCTCAGCCAACATCCGGGGACGGACAACCCGGAACTGATTGCCGGAACGGGTATGCATTGGGGCGTGGTTGCGGCCTTCATCGCGGTGATCTTTGCCTATATCCTCCTGAACCGGCATGTGCTCGGCTATCAGATCAAACTGGCGGGCCAGGCGCCGCGCGCCGCGAAATTCGCGGGCGTGAACCCGACTCGGCTGATTATCCTCTGCCTGGGTGTCTCCGGCGCGCTGGCGGGCATGGCGGGTCTGTTCGAAGTGGCGGGCCCGGCGGGACAGATCAGCATTGATTTCAACGTCGGCTATGGGTTCACGGCAATCATCGTCGCGTTTTTGGGCCGGTTGCACCCGGTGGGCATCCTGCTGGCCGGGCTGCTCATGGCGCTGACCTATATCGGCGGGGAGTTGGCGCAGTTGATGCTCGGCCTGCCCGCCTCTGCGATCCAGGCATTCCAGGGCATGTTGCTCTTCTTCCTGCTCGCGCTCGACGTGTTGTCGAACTACCGGGTCCGGATGAAACGGGCGGAGGTAGGCGCATGA
- the xdhC gene encoding xanthine dehydrogenase accessory protein XdhC: MSFDLAGLERAVAAHGPVCRVVIVDIKGSTPRDVGTAMLVWPGGQSGTIGGGRLEYDAAAMARKNLDREIPHSAKTFALGPALGQCCGGAVTLSFERFLPDQLPQDFPHAQPVMAHLGRPEAVDRAIASGVEAPRHIADWFIEPLAQPQQSLWLYGAGHVGRALANIMAPLPDIALTWVDTGPERFPDPLPDGVTALPAAKPELVVRHAPAEAHHLIMTYAHEMDFALCHAVLSQPFQSCGLIGSATKKARFRSRLSDLGHSDAQISRIACPIGDPNLGKHPQAIAVGVAAELLNGQMLKDSAPTHLRTGQRA; this comes from the coding sequence ATGAGCTTTGATCTGGCCGGTCTGGAACGCGCCGTTGCGGCGCATGGGCCGGTGTGCCGTGTTGTGATCGTCGACATAAAGGGGTCGACGCCGCGCGACGTGGGCACCGCGATGCTGGTCTGGCCCGGCGGGCAATCGGGCACCATCGGCGGCGGGCGGTTGGAATATGATGCCGCCGCCATGGCGCGCAAAAATCTTGACCGCGAGATCCCTCATTCCGCCAAAACCTTCGCGCTTGGCCCCGCACTTGGCCAATGCTGCGGCGGCGCGGTGACGCTGTCTTTCGAGCGTTTCCTGCCCGATCAACTGCCGCAAGACTTCCCGCATGCGCAGCCGGTCATGGCCCATCTTGGCCGCCCCGAAGCCGTGGATCGCGCCATCGCCTCCGGGGTCGAAGCGCCGCGTCATATCGCGGATTGGTTCATCGAACCCCTGGCCCAGCCACAGCAATCACTCTGGCTCTACGGCGCGGGGCATGTGGGGCGTGCCCTGGCCAATATCATGGCGCCGCTCCCGGATATTGCGCTCACCTGGGTCGATACCGGCCCGGAACGTTTCCCCGACCCGCTGCCGGATGGCGTGACCGCCCTGCCCGCCGCCAAGCCGGAACTGGTCGTGCGACACGCCCCGGCTGAGGCGCATCATCTGATCATGACCTATGCCCATGAGATGGATTTCGCGCTCTGCCATGCCGTGCTGAGCCAACCCTTCCAAAGTTGCGGATTGATTGGCAGTGCGACCAAGAAGGCCCGGTTTCGCTCTAGACTTAGCGATTTGGGTCACAGCGATGCTCAAATTTCGCGCATCGCCTGCCCAATTGGCGACCCAAACCTAGGCAAACACCCGCAAGCCATTGCCGTAGGGGTGGCCGCAGAGCTACTAAATGGGCAGATGCTTAAAGACTCAGCACCGACGCATTTGCGGACAGGACAGCGCGCGTGA